A genomic region of Rhipicephalus sanguineus isolate Rsan-2018 chromosome 1, BIME_Rsan_1.4, whole genome shotgun sequence contains the following coding sequences:
- the LOC119406587 gene encoding pachytene checkpoint protein 2 homolog isoform X2, with the protein MLPLEYRLFSAFGIFKNEISFLSDNVISARVEELVRQRGYPHILTNFAETVLAGQVDKVVTEYKDDDMKKLDSATLVVHVYEVNDDVGLEELEDGMAAASHWVLPSAHLEGLWESLIYESPIKDELLSYSSTALLFADKKVDPNVISWNKVVLLHGPPGTGKTSLCRALAQKLTIRMRSRFTHGQLLEINSHSLFSKWFSESGKLVMKLFQKIQSLIDDGSTLVFVLIDEVESLAHCRSTAIGGNEPSDAIRVVNALLTQIDIMKRYPNVFILTTSNISGVIDLAFVDRADFKYHLGYPSQKCISKIIMSCLKELYRVSVINENMSFLESNADEMGDELQSLYNSLCHRAVGLSGRRLRKLPFIAHSICTVDGTLTLKTFLLALSEAVDRQLQENKEITSCMEVR; encoded by the exons ATGCTGCCCCTTGAATACCGCCTCTTTTCAGCTTTTGGCATTTTCAAAAATGAAATCAG CTTCCTCTCAGACAACGTAATCAGTGCACGTGTTGAAGAACTAGTGAGACAGAGAGGTTACCCACATATTTTGACAAATTTTGCAGAAACTGTTCTTGCAGGTCAAGTGGACAAAGTAGTAACTGAGTATAAAGATGATGACATG AAAAAACTGGACTCTGCTACACTAGTTGTCCATGTCTATGAGGTGAATGATGATGTTGGCTTAGAAGAGCTTGAAGATGGCATGGCAGCTGCAAGTCACTGGGTTCTTCCTTCTGCACATCTTGAGGGTCTTTGGGAGAGCCTCATTTATGAAAGTCCAATAAAAGATGAG TTGTTGAGCTATTCATCCACGGCCCTGCTGTTTGCTGATAAGAAAGTGGACCCTAACGTCATATCATGGAACAAGGTTGTGCTTTTGCATG GACCACCTGGCACAGGGAAAACCTCCTTGTGCAGGGCTCTTGCACAAAAACTGACCATCAGGATGCGGTCTCGTTTCACCCATGGTCAGCTCTTAGAGATCAACAGCCACAGTCTTTTCTCCAAGTGGTTCTCAGAA AGTGGAAAACTAGTAATGAAGCTGTTTCAGAAGATACAATCCCTCATTGATGATGGAAGTACCCTTGTGTTTGTTCTCATTGATGAA GTTGAAAGCTTGGCGCACTGTCGTAGCACTGCAATTGGAGGGAATGAGCCATCAGATGCAATTCGTGTTGTCAATGCCTTGCTGACGCAAATTGACATTATGAAAAG ATACCCAAATGTTTTCATTCTTACAACCTCAAATATCAGTGGGGTCATAGACCTGGCCTTTGTAGACAGAGCTGACTTCAAATATCACCTTGGTTATCCCAGCCAAAAATGCATCTCGAAGATCATTATGTCCTGCTTGAAAGAGCTTTACAGG gtgTCTGTCATAAATGAAAACATGAGTTTCCTTGAAAGCAATGCTGATGAGATGGGTGATGAACTGCAGTCCTTGTACAACTCCTTGTGCCACAGAGCTGTTGGCCTGAGTGGGAGGCGGTTGCGAAAACTGCCTTTCATAGCACATTCCATCTGCACTGTG GATGGTACGCTGACGCTAAAAACGTTCCTGCTTGCCCTGTCTGAGGCTGTCGACCGCCAGTTGCAAGAAAATAAAGAGATCACAAGTTGCATGGAAGTGCGATAA
- the LOC119406587 gene encoding pachytene checkpoint protein 2 homolog isoform X1 — protein sequence MNRETNLSSHFADDTSPKPGTLCVHVDAQKSRCCFLSDNVISARVEELVRQRGYPHILTNFAETVLAGQVDKVVTEYKDDDMKKLDSATLVVHVYEVNDDVGLEELEDGMAAASHWVLPSAHLEGLWESLIYESPIKDELLSYSSTALLFADKKVDPNVISWNKVVLLHGPPGTGKTSLCRALAQKLTIRMRSRFTHGQLLEINSHSLFSKWFSESGKLVMKLFQKIQSLIDDGSTLVFVLIDEVESLAHCRSTAIGGNEPSDAIRVVNALLTQIDIMKRYPNVFILTTSNISGVIDLAFVDRADFKYHLGYPSQKCISKIIMSCLKELYRVSVINENMSFLESNADEMGDELQSLYNSLCHRAVGLSGRRLRKLPFIAHSICTVDGTLTLKTFLLALSEAVDRQLQENKEITSCMEVR from the exons ATGAATCGCGAAACAAATTTGAGCAGCCATTTCGCAGATGATACTTCACCGAAACCAGGGACGCTTTGTGTCCATGTGGATGCGCAGAAGTCACGATGCTG CTTCCTCTCAGACAACGTAATCAGTGCACGTGTTGAAGAACTAGTGAGACAGAGAGGTTACCCACATATTTTGACAAATTTTGCAGAAACTGTTCTTGCAGGTCAAGTGGACAAAGTAGTAACTGAGTATAAAGATGATGACATG AAAAAACTGGACTCTGCTACACTAGTTGTCCATGTCTATGAGGTGAATGATGATGTTGGCTTAGAAGAGCTTGAAGATGGCATGGCAGCTGCAAGTCACTGGGTTCTTCCTTCTGCACATCTTGAGGGTCTTTGGGAGAGCCTCATTTATGAAAGTCCAATAAAAGATGAG TTGTTGAGCTATTCATCCACGGCCCTGCTGTTTGCTGATAAGAAAGTGGACCCTAACGTCATATCATGGAACAAGGTTGTGCTTTTGCATG GACCACCTGGCACAGGGAAAACCTCCTTGTGCAGGGCTCTTGCACAAAAACTGACCATCAGGATGCGGTCTCGTTTCACCCATGGTCAGCTCTTAGAGATCAACAGCCACAGTCTTTTCTCCAAGTGGTTCTCAGAA AGTGGAAAACTAGTAATGAAGCTGTTTCAGAAGATACAATCCCTCATTGATGATGGAAGTACCCTTGTGTTTGTTCTCATTGATGAA GTTGAAAGCTTGGCGCACTGTCGTAGCACTGCAATTGGAGGGAATGAGCCATCAGATGCAATTCGTGTTGTCAATGCCTTGCTGACGCAAATTGACATTATGAAAAG ATACCCAAATGTTTTCATTCTTACAACCTCAAATATCAGTGGGGTCATAGACCTGGCCTTTGTAGACAGAGCTGACTTCAAATATCACCTTGGTTATCCCAGCCAAAAATGCATCTCGAAGATCATTATGTCCTGCTTGAAAGAGCTTTACAGG gtgTCTGTCATAAATGAAAACATGAGTTTCCTTGAAAGCAATGCTGATGAGATGGGTGATGAACTGCAGTCCTTGTACAACTCCTTGTGCCACAGAGCTGTTGGCCTGAGTGGGAGGCGGTTGCGAAAACTGCCTTTCATAGCACATTCCATCTGCACTGTG GATGGTACGCTGACGCTAAAAACGTTCCTGCTTGCCCTGTCTGAGGCTGTCGACCGCCAGTTGCAAGAAAATAAAGAGATCACAAGTTGCATGGAAGTGCGATAA